In Gossypium hirsutum isolate 1008001.06 chromosome D06, Gossypium_hirsutum_v2.1, whole genome shotgun sequence, one genomic interval encodes:
- the LOC107962381 gene encoding thioredoxin H4-1, which translates to MGHCWSKFLRIFKCLYGDSKDEEELYSELTGKNVHIITTIQSWEEKLTEATRDGKILVANFSTPWSGPCRSIAPTYGELADKYPSLMFLTVDVDTLAEFSTSWEISATPTFFFIKEGRQVDKFVGADKVQLPKKIAAVAKATRV; encoded by the exons TTCTTGCGGATCTTCAAGTGTCTGTACGGAGACTCGAAGGACGAAGAGGAATTGTATTCGGAGCTTACCGGCAAAAACGTTCACATTATAACTACCATACAGAGCTGGGAGGAAAAACTAACAGAGGCAACCAGAGATGGAAAGATA CTAGTTGCAAATTTCAGTACACCATGGTCAGGTCCTTGTCGATCGATAGCACCAACCTACGGTGAACTTGCAGATAAATATCCTTCTCTCATGTTCCTTACTGTGGATGTCGATACACTTGCA GAGTTTAGTACATCATGGGAGATAAGCGCTACACCAACATTCTTTTTCATAAAGGAGGGAAGGCAAGTGGACAAATTTGTGGGTGCTGACAAGGTACAACTCCCAAAGAAGATAGCAGCAGTGGCTAAAGCCACCAGGGTTTGA